The Ranitomeya imitator isolate aRanImi1 chromosome 3, aRanImi1.pri, whole genome shotgun sequence genome has a window encoding:
- the RPL31 gene encoding large ribosomal subunit protein eL31 encodes MAPAKKGGEKKKGRSAINEVVTREYTINIHKRIHGIGFKKRAPRALKEIRKFAMKEMRTPDVRIDTRLNKAVWAKGIRNVPYRIRVRLSRKRNEDEDSPNKLYTLVTYVPVTTYKGLQTVNVDEN; translated from the exons ATGGCTCCTGCAAAGAAAGGAGGCGAGAAGAAGAAGGGGCGCTCCGCCATCAATGAGGTGGTCACTAGGGAATACACCATCAACATTCACAAGCGGATCCATGGCAT TGGTTTCAAAAAGCGTGCTCCCCGGGCTCTGAAGGAGATCCGTAAATTTGCAATGAAAGAGATGCGCACTCCTGACGTACGTATCGACACAAGGCTGAACAAAGCTGTGTGGGCTAAAGGCATCAG GAATGTACCTTATCGTATACGTGTACGCTTATCCAGGAAGCGCAATGAGGATGAAGATTCTCCCAACAAACTGTACACATTGGTCACATACGTGCCAGTTACAACATACAAAG GTCTTCAGACAGTTAATGTGGATGAAAACTAA